In Desulfovibrio psychrotolerans, a single window of DNA contains:
- a CDS encoding uracil-DNA glycosylase, translating to MPRAGRYGGARPTGERGERGDSGDVAVSSAGDAGLAGQGVVAGSAIPEDWLAAVPFLRQGRHRAVLEAVAARREQGTVYPPESLVFNALHLTPLAAVRVVIVGQDPYHGPGQAHGLAFSVPEATLAAGARMPPSLRNIFKEIDAQPGGENGRGGHSDHGGHADMAGRAGTNHVPGAHSPDLTRWAVQGVLLLNTTLTVDAGRPASHARLGWDELTDDIIRTVSERCASAVFMLWGAHAHQKAALVDPARHLVLEAAHPSPFSAHRGFFGCGHFARANAWLAQHGAGGIVW from the coding sequence GGTGACGCAGGACTGGCAGGGCAGGGCGTGGTTGCCGGTTCCGCCATACCGGAGGACTGGCTGGCGGCTGTGCCCTTTCTGCGGCAGGGACGGCACAGGGCCGTTCTGGAAGCCGTGGCGGCGCGGCGGGAACAGGGTACGGTGTATCCGCCGGAATCGCTGGTGTTCAATGCCCTGCATCTGACACCGCTGGCAGCGGTGCGCGTGGTCATAGTGGGGCAGGACCCCTACCATGGTCCGGGACAGGCGCACGGGCTGGCGTTTTCCGTGCCGGAGGCGACTCTTGCCGCGGGAGCCAGGATGCCGCCCTCGCTGCGCAACATATTCAAGGAAATTGACGCCCAGCCCGGAGGGGAGAACGGACGCGGCGGACACAGCGACCACGGCGGCCATGCAGATATGGCAGGCCGGGCCGGGACAAACCATGTGCCGGGGGCGCATTCGCCGGACCTTACCCGCTGGGCGGTGCAGGGCGTGCTGCTGCTGAACACCACCCTTACCGTGGATGCGGGCAGACCAGCATCCCACGCGCGGCTGGGCTGGGACGAGCTGACGGATGATATCATCCGCACCGTGAGCGAACGTTGTGCCTCTGCGGTTTTCATGCTCTGGGGCGCACACGCACACCAGAAGGCAGCCTTGGTGGACCCTGCCCGCCATCTGGTGCTGGAGGCGGCGCATCCTTCACCATTTTCCGCCCATCGCGGCTTCTTCGGCTGCGGGCATTTTGCGCGGGCTAACGCATGGCTTGCGCAGCACGGGGCAGGCGGCATCGTCTGGTAG
- a CDS encoding SLC13 family permease yields the protein MTQDQLIIMGILVATIAMFLWGKWRHDMVAVGSLLACVLAGLVAPGNAFSGFGHPAVVTVACVLVLSRGLQLSGAVDVLTRNVLPANAGPTVSIAALAALAAVLSGFMNNVGALALLMPVAIQVAGRLGLAPGRVLMPLAFGSILGGTTTLIGTPPNLIISGFRENQAGMSGYAMFDFAYVGVPLTVVGVAFIALAGWRLVPNRKHADTGGFETGAYITEVRIPEGSSTAGKRLREIEAVLEEGDAQVVDLVRNGVHMIAPRPSRVLRAGDILMLEADVEALSDVLSRLDLKLEEDKRVSAGEKSADAAVPEDAGSGGSEPALEGELPDDGLPDAAGLSERSRRSEQSEQSEGPEGPEGAERSKSASLPKISILSELPEKARGIALDAMSGPVMPVRGSAAKAGEKPVRKHEKTAAGGEAVLMEMAVLPASEIASRSASDLLLRTRFSINLLAVSRQGRYSMARLRSLRIQPGDVLLLQGAPENLAEFANHSGCVPLAQRDLRIPDKRKAAMATGIMLVSVGVAALGLLPAAVSFAAGVLASMALRTVPLRSAYESVDWPVVVLLASLLPVAGAMQSTEAADLVARFLLDAVAQGNAMVGLAVIMVTTMVLTDLMNNAATAAVMAPIGLGAAVQLEANPDTFLMAVAISASCAFLTPIGHQNNTLILGPGGFRFGDYWRMGLPTDLIVLAVSLPLLVWFWPL from the coding sequence ATGACGCAGGACCAGCTCATCATCATGGGTATTCTTGTGGCGACTATCGCCATGTTTTTGTGGGGCAAATGGCGGCACGATATGGTGGCCGTGGGTTCCCTGCTGGCTTGCGTGCTGGCTGGGCTGGTTGCTCCGGGCAACGCCTTCAGCGGTTTCGGGCATCCTGCCGTGGTCACGGTAGCCTGCGTGCTGGTGCTCAGCCGGGGGTTGCAGCTTTCCGGCGCGGTGGACGTGCTTACGCGCAACGTGCTGCCCGCCAATGCCGGGCCCACAGTGAGCATTGCCGCTCTGGCCGCTCTGGCCGCCGTGCTTTCCGGCTTTATGAACAACGTGGGCGCGCTTGCGCTGCTCATGCCCGTGGCCATTCAGGTGGCGGGCAGGCTGGGACTTGCGCCGGGCAGGGTGCTCATGCCTCTGGCCTTCGGGTCTATTCTGGGCGGAACCACCACGCTTATCGGCACGCCGCCCAACCTTATCATCTCCGGCTTCCGCGAGAATCAGGCGGGTATGAGCGGATACGCCATGTTTGACTTCGCCTATGTGGGTGTGCCGCTTACGGTGGTAGGGGTTGCCTTTATCGCGCTGGCGGGCTGGAGGCTGGTGCCGAACCGCAAACACGCCGATACGGGCGGTTTTGAGACCGGAGCCTATATAACGGAGGTGCGCATTCCCGAGGGAAGTTCCACGGCGGGTAAGCGGTTGCGCGAAATTGAGGCGGTGCTGGAAGAGGGGGATGCGCAGGTGGTGGACCTTGTGCGCAACGGTGTGCATATGATTGCGCCGCGTCCCAGCCGTGTGCTGCGGGCTGGAGATATTCTGATGCTTGAGGCGGATGTGGAGGCATTGTCCGATGTGCTCTCCAGACTGGACCTGAAGCTGGAAGAGGACAAGCGCGTTTCTGCAGGCGAAAAGAGTGCGGACGCTGCAGTACCGGAAGATGCAGGCAGCGGGGGCAGTGAACCTGCTCTGGAGGGGGAACTGCCCGATGACGGTCTGCCAGATGCAGCGGGTCTGTCGGAAAGGTCGAGACGTTCGGAACAATCGGAACAATCGGAAGGGCCGGAAGGGCCGGAAGGGGCGGAGAGGTCAAAGAGTGCGTCCCTGCCGAAAATTTCGATTCTGTCAGAACTGCCGGAAAAGGCACGGGGAATAGCGTTGGACGCCATGTCCGGTCCCGTGATGCCGGTAAGAGGCTCCGCTGCCAAGGCAGGCGAAAAACCGGTCAGGAAGCATGAAAAAACTGCTGCCGGTGGCGAGGCAGTGCTTATGGAAATGGCGGTGCTTCCCGCATCGGAGATTGCCTCCCGCTCGGCAAGCGATCTGCTGCTGCGTACCCGGTTCAGCATCAATCTGCTGGCAGTGTCCCGGCAGGGCAGGTACTCCATGGCGCGGCTGCGTTCACTGCGCATACAGCCGGGCGATGTGTTACTGCTGCAGGGAGCACCGGAGAATCTGGCGGAGTTTGCAAACCACTCTGGCTGCGTGCCTCTGGCGCAGCGTGACCTGCGTATTCCGGACAAGCGCAAGGCCGCAATGGCTACGGGGATTATGCTGGTTTCGGTGGGAGTTGCCGCGCTGGGTCTTTTGCCTGCGGCTGTTTCCTTTGCGGCAGGGGTGCTGGCATCCATGGCGCTGCGCACCGTGCCGCTGCGGTCGGCTTATGAATCGGTGGATTGGCCCGTGGTGGTGCTGCTGGCAAGTCTGCTGCCCGTGGCGGGGGCAATGCAGAGTACGGAAGCGGCAGACCTTGTTGCCCGGTTTCTGCTGGATGCCGTTGCGCAGGGCAATGCAATGGTGGGGCTGGCTGTGATTATGGTCACCACCATGGTTTTGACGGACCTGATGAACAACGCCGCCACGGCTGCCGTGATGGCACCTATAGGGCTGGGTGCCGCAGTGCAACTGGAGGCAAACCCGGATACCTTTCTCATGGCCGTTGCCATAAGCGCATCCTGCGCCTTTCTCACGCCCATAGGGCACCAGAACAATACGCTCATTCTCGGCCCGGGCGGATTCCGCTTCGGAGATTACTGGCGCATGGGCCTGCCCACAGACCTTATTGTTCTTGCAGTAAGCCTGCCGCTGCTTGTCTGGTTCTGGCCCCTGTAG
- a CDS encoding cysteine hydrolase: protein MKLFTTCVMACLLLFAPHAATAEYRDILQEWGAVQVPEKPPVQAVSVDHSTTALLILDIEELTCNEERRPRCLETVPRIEALMRKARNAGMPVIYSLTTRGTRESILPPVTPRQIDPVVQSSVDKFFNTPLAAILDDMRIKAVIVTGTAAHGAVLHTATGAAQRGLQVILPVDALSASSLYIEQAAVWLLHTGPATSQRLILTRTADISVQ, encoded by the coding sequence ATGAAACTGTTCACCACATGCGTCATGGCCTGCCTGCTGCTGTTTGCGCCGCATGCTGCCACGGCGGAGTACAGGGATATTCTGCAAGAATGGGGCGCGGTTCAGGTACCGGAAAAGCCCCCTGTTCAGGCGGTCTCCGTGGACCACTCCACCACTGCCCTGCTCATTCTGGACATTGAGGAACTCACCTGCAATGAAGAACGCCGCCCGCGCTGTCTGGAAACCGTGCCCCGCATAGAGGCACTCATGCGCAAGGCCCGCAACGCAGGCATGCCTGTCATTTACAGCCTCACCACGCGGGGAACGCGGGAGAGCATTCTCCCGCCTGTTACGCCCCGCCAGATAGACCCGGTGGTGCAGTCCAGCGTGGACAAATTCTTCAATACGCCGCTTGCGGCCATTCTTGATGACATGCGCATAAAGGCCGTCATCGTCACAGGCACTGCCGCCCACGGCGCAGTGCTGCATACGGCCACAGGGGCGGCCCAGCGCGGCCTGCAGGTCATTCTGCCCGTAGACGCACTTTCCGCCTCATCGCTGTACATAGAACAGGCGGCGGTGTGGCTGCTGCATACCGGCCCCGCCACCAGCCAGCGGCTCATTCTCACCCGCACGGCGGACATCAGCGTCCAGTAG
- a CDS encoding ribonucleoside triphosphate reductase has product MPNQILKRDGRIETWSLDRIANAIFKALKGSGIKDPLLSKRLAGKVEKKLEGLDMPEQEHVQDMVQQVLMEARLYTVAERYIIYREKRREMRSQNQAYLDISKMIESYLDRSDWRVQENSNMGHSFQGLILHMAGTVQARYVLEKYPEEIRLAHNHGYFHLHDLSFGLAGYCSGWSLRDLLLEGFNLEGRSCSAPAKHFDSACGQIVNFLGTLQNEWAGAQAFNNVDTYLAPFIRNDGLSYKQVRQQLQKMVFNLNTTSRWGGQSPFTNFTFDMVPPAHIAKEPVIIGGVYQDTTYGDYAEEMEMINRAFLEVMLEGDADGRIFSFPIPTYNVTKDFAWDSEAGRLLLRLTAKYGVPYFQNFINSDLNPEDVRSMCCRLQMDLREIRKKTGGLFGAGDLTGSIGVVTLNLPKLAYLAHNEEDFLDLITEYAELAKDSLEFKRKLCEQNLESGMFPYSRRYLKNGYNGHFSTIGVIGGHEACLNMLGKGIETEGGLRLMRRVLNHLRSLTLTFQEETGHLYNLEATPGEGTCYRLAKIDKDLYEDIKTSGDAVPYYTNSTLLPVGITGDVFYALEHQNELQTLYNGGTVFHTFLGESVPDEDSVKNYLLKAMSQTKMPYISVTPTFSICRSHGYLHGEHFNCPTCGSEAEVYTRVVGYYRPVSRWNKGKQEEYRERQEYGMSALCGCD; this is encoded by the coding sequence ATGCCCAATCAGATTCTCAAACGTGACGGCCGAATCGAAACATGGTCTCTGGACCGCATTGCCAACGCCATATTCAAGGCACTGAAAGGCAGCGGCATAAAAGACCCCCTGCTCTCCAAACGCCTTGCCGGCAAGGTGGAGAAAAAGCTGGAGGGACTGGACATGCCCGAGCAGGAGCATGTGCAGGACATGGTGCAGCAGGTGCTCATGGAAGCACGGCTCTACACCGTGGCGGAACGCTACATCATCTACCGCGAAAAACGGCGCGAAATGCGCAGCCAGAATCAGGCGTATCTGGACATTTCCAAGATGATTGAAAGCTATCTGGACCGCAGCGACTGGCGCGTGCAGGAAAACTCCAACATGGGCCACTCGTTTCAGGGCCTCATTCTGCACATGGCGGGCACGGTTCAGGCGCGCTACGTGCTGGAGAAATACCCCGAAGAAATCCGCCTTGCGCATAACCACGGCTATTTTCACCTTCACGACCTTTCCTTCGGCCTTGCGGGTTACTGCTCCGGCTGGAGCCTGCGCGACCTTTTGCTGGAAGGCTTCAATCTGGAAGGACGCAGCTGCTCGGCCCCGGCCAAGCACTTCGACTCCGCCTGCGGGCAGATAGTCAATTTTCTCGGCACGCTGCAAAATGAATGGGCAGGCGCACAGGCGTTCAACAATGTAGACACCTACCTTGCCCCCTTCATCCGCAACGACGGCCTGAGCTACAAGCAGGTGCGCCAGCAGTTGCAGAAGATGGTGTTCAACCTGAACACCACCTCCCGGTGGGGCGGACAGAGCCCGTTCACCAACTTTACCTTCGATATGGTTCCGCCCGCGCACATCGCCAAGGAACCCGTCATCATCGGCGGCGTGTATCAAGATACCACCTACGGCGACTACGCCGAGGAAATGGAAATGATCAACCGCGCCTTCCTTGAAGTCATGCTGGAAGGCGATGCAGACGGGCGCATCTTCTCCTTCCCCATTCCCACGTACAACGTGACCAAGGACTTTGCGTGGGATTCAGAAGCAGGCAGGCTGCTGCTGCGGCTCACCGCCAAGTACGGGGTGCCCTACTTCCAGAACTTCATCAATTCCGACCTTAACCCGGAAGACGTGCGCTCCATGTGCTGCCGTCTGCAGATGGACCTGCGCGAAATCCGCAAAAAGACAGGCGGCCTGTTCGGCGCGGGCGACCTTACCGGTTCCATAGGCGTGGTAACGCTTAACCTGCCCAAGCTTGCCTACCTTGCGCACAACGAGGAAGACTTCCTCGACCTCATCACCGAATACGCGGAACTCGCCAAGGACTCGCTGGAATTCAAACGCAAGCTGTGCGAACAGAATCTGGAATCGGGCATGTTCCCCTACAGCCGCCGCTACCTGAAGAACGGCTACAACGGCCACTTCTCCACCATCGGCGTCATCGGCGGGCATGAGGCCTGCCTGAACATGCTGGGCAAGGGCATAGAAACCGAAGGCGGCCTGCGCCTCATGCGCCGGGTGCTCAACCACCTGCGCAGCCTCACCCTCACCTTTCAGGAAGAGACAGGCCACCTGTACAACCTTGAGGCAACCCCCGGCGAAGGCACCTGCTACCGTCTCGCCAAGATTGACAAGGACCTGTACGAAGACATCAAAACCTCCGGCGATGCCGTGCCCTACTACACCAACTCCACCCTGCTGCCCGTGGGCATAACCGGCGACGTGTTCTACGCGCTGGAACACCAGAACGAGCTGCAGACCCTGTACAACGGCGGCACGGTTTTCCACACCTTCCTCGGCGAATCGGTACCCGATGAAGACAGCGTGAAAAACTACCTGCTCAAGGCCATGAGCCAGACCAAGATGCCGTACATCTCGGTCACGCCAACCTTCTCCATCTGCCGCAGCCATGGCTATCTGCACGGCGAACACTTCAACTGCCCCACCTGCGGCAGCGAAGCGGAAGTGTATACCCGTGTGGTGGGCTACTACCGCCCCGTAAGCCGCTGGAACAAGGGCAAACAGGAAGAATACCGCGAACGGCAGGAATACGGCATGTCCGCCCTGTGCGGCTGCGACTAA
- a CDS encoding flagellin N-terminal helical domain-containing protein: MTTDNSALILSLTMQLLQQDTLAKTLLSGGGADLRSLLLKSTGARRLTDPTAAALTGRIRSDAGMLRQASRNVSEAASVSLMAASGVTSMRESLDRMKAIAEGVADGSISTTAGRAEYNDLVKVIDGAIASASYNGMKLFDSDGWAADERITLTGTAGAPGTTGKVHIQAGTGGFDMSLHDMSFIADRSFGSLSGVNGLTMVGATDLADASAASTAATRLSSLSSYVSGIESMLSSRATGFASQASALASQASILDTAAATRARTTESRTLEQLILDYLVTDAGKLVDSSS; this comes from the coding sequence ATGACCACCGACAACAGCGCGCTCATCCTCAGCCTGACCATGCAGTTGCTGCAGCAGGATACCTTGGCCAAGACACTGCTCTCCGGCGGCGGGGCGGACCTGCGCAGCCTGCTGCTCAAGAGCACCGGGGCCAGACGTCTTACGGACCCCACGGCGGCTGCCCTGACGGGGCGTATCCGGAGCGATGCGGGCATGCTGCGGCAGGCCTCGCGCAATGTGTCCGAGGCGGCTTCTGTGTCGCTTATGGCGGCTTCCGGCGTGACCAGCATGCGTGAGTCGCTGGACCGGATGAAGGCCATTGCGGAAGGGGTTGCCGATGGCAGCATAAGCACCACGGCCGGACGGGCGGAATATAATGATCTGGTCAAGGTGATAGACGGCGCTATCGCCTCCGCATCCTACAACGGCATGAAGCTGTTTGACAGCGACGGCTGGGCGGCGGACGAACGCATTACCCTGACCGGAACGGCGGGCGCACCGGGAACCACGGGCAAGGTACACATTCAGGCAGGTACCGGCGGGTTTGATATGAGCCTGCATGACATGTCGTTCATTGCCGACCGCAGCTTTGGCAGCCTGAGCGGCGTGAACGGCCTGACCATGGTGGGAGCCACCGATCTGGCTGACGCGTCTGCCGCCTCCACAGCCGCTACAAGGCTTTCATCACTTTCTTCGTATGTATCCGGCATAGAATCCATGCTTTCCAGCCGTGCCACCGGGTTTGCCTCGCAGGCTTCCGCCCTTGCCTCGCAGGCATCCATTCTGGACACAGCCGCTGCCACCCGTGCGCGTACCACCGAATCGCGCACCCTTGAGCAGCTTATTCTGGACTATCTTGTCACGGATGCGGGCAAGCTGGTGGACAGTTCTTCCTGA
- a CDS encoding methyl-accepting chemotaxis protein: protein MGFSSLLSYRLSKSAVEEAMNGQAAQSAESLARQTTAWVDDIQNSLAWEAHWDVYTRVMDNGGIYQHEVTAANEQLALFAKHSKFVSAIKFTNAEGTVIASSTPSEIGTLNVGNRDYFAKAMRGEPAVSDAILSRATGKPVVVMAVPAKTNNRITGIFYGTVELADFTGLVVDPVRLGNTGYAFIIARSGQVAAHPEKDIILKLDITEQDWGKAIVSQKNGMIEYVFEGADKMVTFREEPRTGWIIGVGAMSSDIYAAALQVRNTSLYITAGVILIVGLVTFLIVRSIIAAIRRSVLFADAVAGGDLSGTLTLARNDELGTLANALRTMVEKLKEMIGMAERKTAEAEEESSRAREAMGQAEEARLKAESAKREGMLQAAAQLESIVERIHASSGLLTQQIGEALQGSERQRERTAESATAMEEMNATVMEVARNASEAAEHSEDARRKATEGSGVVDSVVSAISDVNTKSMSLRESLGELGKRAEGIGSVMGVISDIADQTNLLALNAAIEAARAGEAGRGFAVVADEVRKLAEKTMQATKEVHTAIQAIQQASRENIKGMEEASVSVDKSTELATVAGDSLKAIVDIVQANADQVRAIATASEEQSAASEEISRGAEEVNMIALETSEIMTRSSQAVDELAEMAQELQGLIEDLKTA, encoded by the coding sequence ATGGGTTTTTCTTCCCTCTTATCCTATCGTCTTTCCAAATCGGCCGTTGAAGAGGCCATGAACGGGCAGGCTGCACAGTCTGCAGAATCGCTTGCCCGCCAGACAACAGCATGGGTCGACGACATCCAGAACTCCCTTGCATGGGAAGCCCACTGGGACGTGTACACCCGGGTCATGGACAACGGCGGCATCTATCAGCACGAGGTCACCGCCGCCAACGAACAGCTCGCCCTGTTCGCCAAGCACTCCAAGTTTGTTTCCGCCATCAAGTTCACCAATGCCGAAGGCACGGTCATCGCCAGCTCCACACCCAGCGAGATAGGCACCCTCAATGTGGGCAACCGTGACTATTTCGCCAAAGCCATGCGCGGCGAACCGGCGGTTTCCGATGCCATCCTCAGCCGCGCCACCGGCAAGCCCGTTGTGGTCATGGCCGTTCCTGCCAAGACCAACAACAGGATAACCGGCATATTCTACGGCACGGTGGAACTGGCAGACTTTACAGGGCTGGTGGTAGACCCTGTCCGGCTGGGCAACACCGGCTATGCCTTCATCATTGCCCGGTCCGGTCAGGTGGCAGCCCACCCCGAAAAAGACATTATCCTCAAGCTGGATATCACCGAACAGGACTGGGGCAAGGCCATTGTCTCCCAGAAGAACGGCATGATTGAATACGTCTTTGAAGGTGCGGACAAAATGGTCACCTTCCGCGAAGAACCCCGCACGGGCTGGATAATCGGCGTGGGAGCCATGAGTTCAGACATCTACGCCGCCGCCCTTCAGGTACGCAACACCAGCCTGTACATCACGGCGGGCGTCATTCTCATCGTGGGGCTGGTCACCTTCCTCATCGTGCGCAGCATCATCGCCGCCATACGGCGCAGCGTGCTCTTTGCAGATGCCGTTGCCGGAGGCGATCTCAGCGGAACGCTCACCCTTGCGCGGAATGACGAACTGGGCACCCTCGCCAACGCACTGCGCACCATGGTGGAAAAGCTCAAGGAAATGATCGGCATGGCCGAACGCAAGACCGCAGAGGCAGAGGAAGAATCCTCCCGCGCCCGCGAAGCCATGGGGCAGGCGGAAGAAGCACGCCTGAAGGCGGAAAGCGCCAAGCGGGAAGGCATGTTGCAGGCAGCGGCTCAGCTTGAATCCATTGTGGAACGCATCCACGCCTCCTCCGGCCTTCTCACGCAGCAGATCGGCGAAGCCCTGCAAGGTTCCGAACGCCAGCGTGAGCGCACGGCAGAATCAGCCACCGCCATGGAAGAAATGAACGCAACCGTCATGGAAGTGGCCCGCAACGCCTCTGAAGCTGCGGAACACTCGGAAGATGCCCGGCGCAAAGCAACCGAAGGCTCCGGCGTGGTAGATTCCGTGGTCAGTGCCATCTCCGACGTGAACACCAAGTCCATGTCGCTGCGCGAAAGTCTGGGAGAACTGGGCAAGCGCGCAGAGGGCATCGGCTCGGTCATGGGCGTCATTTCGGACATTGCGGACCAGACCAACCTTCTGGCACTGAACGCGGCCATAGAAGCCGCCCGCGCGGGCGAAGCCGGACGCGGATTCGCCGTGGTTGCCGACGAGGTACGCAAGCTGGCGGAAAAGACCATGCAGGCCACCAAAGAAGTGCACACCGCCATTCAGGCTATTCAGCAGGCCTCGCGCGAGAACATCAAGGGCATGGAAGAAGCCTCTGTCTCCGTGGATAAGTCCACGGAACTTGCCACCGTGGCAGGCGACTCGCTCAAGGCCATTGTGGATATCGTGCAGGCCAATGCCGATCAGGTCCGCGCCATTGCCACCGCCAGCGAAGAACAGTCCGCCGCCTCGGAAGAAATAAGCCGCGGCGCGGAAGAGGTGAACATGATTGCGCTGGAAACCTCTGAAATAATGACCCGTTCATCACAGGCTGTAGACGAGCTGGCCGAGATGGCGCAGGAGCTGCAAGGCCTTATTGAGGACCTGAAAACGGCCTGA
- the murI gene encoding glutamate racemase, which produces MTKTLPIGMFDSGVGGLTVLKALRTCLPCEDILYLGDTARLPYGTKSPETVTRYAVQASGRLVERGVKLLVVACNTASSVALEALREAYPGIPVVGVVEPGAQASCAASRTGTIAVIATESTIRGNAYQRAIHAIRPQARVIGRPCPLFVALAEEGWVDGELVEGVAARYLAPLFRLNPQSCQNPEDSTVSRVQPLQPLQPFLADEPDCLVLGCTHFPLLASAIRNVIGPDVAIVDSAETTASAVQAELAARGLLRTEAGCGTTRFLTTDDVPRFARTGSLFLGMPIAETDVELVDL; this is translated from the coding sequence ATGACCAAGACATTGCCCATAGGCATGTTCGATTCGGGCGTGGGGGGGCTGACCGTGCTCAAGGCACTGCGTACCTGCCTGCCCTGCGAAGATATATTGTATCTGGGGGATACGGCCCGGTTGCCCTACGGAACCAAGAGTCCGGAAACGGTTACCCGCTATGCGGTGCAGGCTTCCGGCAGGTTGGTGGAACGTGGGGTGAAATTGCTGGTGGTAGCCTGCAATACCGCCAGTTCCGTGGCACTGGAGGCTTTGCGCGAGGCGTATCCCGGCATTCCCGTGGTCGGTGTGGTGGAGCCGGGGGCGCAGGCGAGCTGTGCGGCTTCCCGCACGGGAACCATTGCGGTTATCGCGACGGAGTCTACCATCCGGGGGAACGCCTACCAGCGGGCCATTCATGCCATACGCCCGCAGGCGCGGGTAATAGGCAGGCCGTGCCCGCTGTTTGTGGCACTTGCGGAGGAAGGCTGGGTGGACGGTGAACTGGTGGAAGGCGTGGCGGCGCGGTATCTGGCTCCGCTGTTCCGGCTTAATCCGCAGTCCTGCCAGAATCCGGAAGATTCCACAGTTTCCCGGGTCCAGCCGTTGCAGCCGTTGCAGCCGTTTCTGGCGGATGAGCCGGACTGCCTTGTGCTGGGGTGCACGCATTTTCCGCTGCTTGCATCGGCCATACGCAACGTCATAGGCCCTGATGTGGCCATAGTGGATTCTGCGGAGACCACTGCCAGCGCAGTGCAGGCTGAGCTTGCCGCGCGTGGCCTGCTGCGTACGGAAGCGGGATGCGGCACCACCCGTTTTCTTACCACGGACGATGTGCCCCGGTTTGCACGCACCGGCAGTCTGTTCCTCGGCATGCCCATAGCCGAGACGGATGTGGAACTGGTGGACCTGTAA